CAGGCAAATTCCAATGTATTATACCGACGTGGCGAATGATTTTTTGAATTTCTCGATAGCTGCCTTCAAAGCCGTTTCGTTATCAGCCACCAAGTCTTTCGTGTCGCGGATAGATTGAAGCACGTCCTGATGGTCAGACACCATGAAAGACAGGAAGTCTTTTTCAAAACGTTTTACATCCGCTACAGGGATATCATCAAGGAAGCCTTTTACAGCAGTATACAAGCTCACTACTTGTTGCTCTACAGCAAGCGGTTGGTTAACACCCTGTTTCAGAATTTCCATCATGCGTGCGCCGCGATCCAGACGGGCTTTTGTGGATTTATCCAAGTCGGAACCGAATTGGGAGAACGCTTGAAGCTCACGATATTGAGCAAGATCCAGACGCAGGGAACCTGCTACCTTTTTCATTGCTTTAATCTGAGCTGAACCACCTACACGAGATACGGAAATACCTACGTTGATCGCCGGACGTTGTCCTGCATAGAACAAGTCAGCTTCCAGGAAGATCTGTCCATCTGTGATGGAGATAACGTTGGTTGGAATATATGCAGAAACGTCGGAAGCCTGTGTCTCGATGAACGGCAATGCGGTAAGTGATCCGCCGCCCAACTCATCATTCAGCTTCGCTGCACGTTCCAGCAAGCGAGAGTGAAGATAGAAAACGTCACCCGGATATGCTTCACGGCCCGGTGGACGACGCAGCAACAGGGACAATTCCCGGTAAGCTGACGCTTGTTTAGTCAAGTCATCATAAACAACAAGGACATGCTCGCCTTTGTACATGAAATACTCACCCATAGCGCAGCCAGAGTAAGGAGCAATGTACAGCAATGGTGATGGCTCGGAAGCTGATGCCGTAACGACAATCGTATATTCCAGCGCACCGTGACGACGCAATGTTTCAACAACTTGAGCTACCGTGGATTGTTTTTGACCAATAGCGACATAAATACATTTCATGCCGTTACCTTTTTG
The Paenibacillus peoriae DNA segment above includes these coding regions:
- the atpA gene encoding F0F1 ATP synthase subunit alpha; translated protein: MSIKPEEISSLIKSQIEQYKNDIEVVEVGTVVEVGDGIARVYGLEKVMAGELVEFDTGVLGLALNVEESNVGVVILGQFSDIREGGQVKRTGQIMQVPVGEAMIGRVVNPLGQPVDGKGPIATTEFRPVESQAPGVMARKSVHEPMQTGIKAIDAMVPIGRGQRELIIGDRQTGKTSIAIDAILNQKGNGMKCIYVAIGQKQSTVAQVVETLRRHGALEYTIVVTASASEPSPLLYIAPYSGCAMGEYFMYKGEHVLVVYDDLTKQASAYRELSLLLRRPPGREAYPGDVFYLHSRLLERAAKLNDELGGGSLTALPFIETQASDVSAYIPTNVISITDGQIFLEADLFYAGQRPAINVGISVSRVGGSAQIKAMKKVAGSLRLDLAQYRELQAFSQFGSDLDKSTKARLDRGARMMEILKQGVNQPLAVEQQVVSLYTAVKGFLDDIPVADVKRFEKDFLSFMVSDHQDVLQSIRDTKDLVADNETALKAAIEKFKKSFATSV